The Congregibacter litoralis KT71 genome contains a region encoding:
- a CDS encoding ExbD/TolR family protein has protein sequence MKFRRQSREELNVNLTPLIDVVFLLLIFFMVSTTFTRETQLSVDLPEATGLVRDEVEQQVEILIDEGGNYRVNGKALVDTSMRTLQAAVYKVSEGDTTLPLVISADAQAAHESVVKAMDAAGQMGFSRLSIASVQPTQAP, from the coding sequence GTGAAGTTTCGTCGTCAAAGCCGCGAAGAGCTTAACGTCAATCTGACGCCACTCATCGATGTCGTATTTTTGCTGCTGATCTTCTTTATGGTGTCTACGACCTTCACCCGGGAAACACAGCTATCCGTGGATCTGCCCGAGGCCACGGGTCTCGTGCGCGACGAAGTCGAGCAACAGGTTGAGATTCTCATCGACGAAGGCGGCAACTATCGTGTCAACGGCAAGGCCCTTGTGGATACCAGCATGCGCACCCTCCAGGCTGCGGTGTACAAGGTCTCTGAAGGCGATACGACGCTGCCCCTGGTGATTTCCGCCGATGCCCAGGCGGCGCACGAGTCGGTAGTCAAAGCCATGGACGCAGCAGGGCAGATGGGTTTCAGCCGCCTGAGTATTGCATCAGTCCAACCGACACAGGCCCCCTGA
- a CDS encoding FtsX-like permease family protein, translating into MSFWETLRIALRYTLAFGRGHLSVFMAGVSMTGLVLGTALLLTVLSVMNGFEREMRERILALVPHVTVHTSPDGGAASELAGRLEALTSVETVSPFVSFDGMAIRGRDVMAISALGLQRLPAETADVLGVESLGELSGVVLGDSVAGRLGVETGDSITIIVPPRSRERRNAIATERLPVAAVVDTGTELDESLALMSLGQASTLAGLQGGISGLQLRYSDPFAVDRLLPQLRRELPPGSYATTWRMTHGNLYAAIQLSRDLVVLLLTSIIGVAAFNVVSALVLIVIDQRGAIAIMRTLGATPGNMAAIFITQGLIIGLMGSLLGCALGVALCAALPTIVAGLEQGLQFQFLSTDVYPVSFIPVDLRATDVLLIAAVAIVMCVLAALYPALRAARLQPATVLHQDL; encoded by the coding sequence ATGAGCTTTTGGGAGACGCTGCGCATTGCTCTGCGTTACACCCTGGCTTTTGGTCGCGGGCATCTCTCGGTATTTATGGCCGGCGTTTCCATGACCGGGCTGGTGCTGGGCACCGCGTTACTCCTCACGGTGCTGTCCGTAATGAATGGCTTTGAGCGGGAGATGCGCGAGCGAATCCTGGCGCTCGTGCCCCATGTGACGGTGCATACTTCTCCTGATGGCGGTGCAGCGTCTGAACTTGCGGGGCGCCTGGAAGCGTTGACCTCCGTGGAAACCGTGTCTCCCTTCGTGAGTTTTGACGGCATGGCCATTCGCGGCCGTGATGTGATGGCGATATCTGCTCTGGGTCTCCAGCGTCTCCCGGCGGAAACGGCTGACGTTCTGGGGGTTGAGAGCCTGGGGGAGCTATCAGGCGTGGTGTTAGGTGATTCCGTGGCCGGGCGTCTGGGTGTGGAAACGGGAGACAGTATTACGATTATTGTTCCGCCGCGAAGCCGGGAGCGACGCAATGCTATCGCGACGGAGCGGCTACCGGTGGCTGCCGTCGTCGATACCGGAACCGAGCTGGATGAGAGCCTGGCGCTCATGTCCCTTGGCCAGGCGTCGACGCTGGCGGGTTTGCAAGGCGGTATCAGTGGTTTGCAGCTCCGCTACTCAGACCCCTTTGCCGTTGATCGGCTGTTACCGCAACTGCGCCGGGAGCTGCCCCCGGGCAGCTACGCCACGACCTGGCGCATGACCCACGGGAATCTCTACGCGGCGATACAGCTATCGCGAGACCTGGTCGTGCTACTGCTGACGTCCATTATCGGCGTCGCGGCGTTTAACGTGGTGTCTGCGTTGGTCCTGATTGTTATTGATCAGCGGGGAGCTATTGCAATTATGCGGACACTGGGCGCGACGCCGGGAAACATGGCCGCCATATTCATCACCCAGGGTTTGATCATTGGTCTCATGGGGTCACTGTTGGGCTGCGCCCTTGGCGTGGCCCTGTGCGCGGCACTTCCCACGATTGTGGCAGGCCTTGAGCAGGGCCTGCAGTTCCAGTTCTTAAGTACCGATGTGTATCCGGTGTCTTTTATACCCGTCGATCTGCGCGCCACAGACGTGCTGCTTATCGCGGCTGTGGCGATCGTTATGTGCGTGCTGGCGGCCCTGTATCCAGCCCTTCGTGCGGCGCGTCTGCAGCCGGCCACGGTCCTCCATCAGGATCTTTGA
- a CDS encoding DNA internalization-related competence protein ComEC/Rec2, translating to MVAPYPLMLLSLAVGLGALQLPVLPRVFQVICAASGMALIVFLALRSVDSLNRPAPPHWVSRALVLTGVILLILIPALITAFQWQTRQLSPLCQREHVTIDGRIDGLVQRLPGPRNIHRLHIRVGQLEPRRCAGPRRIRVYLDTHRLGLREEAQADEGAGDGSPLPIKDLKPGSRIRFEAVLRQPRGMVNPAALDGEKGFLVAGIHAVGSLRSVSAVDPSLDGIFAIKARIDRLRAAVSSSLRNRVSGRVGALLAALAVGDRRFMTAETWSRLRMYGLTHLMVVSGLHISMIAVPGWYFGAALGRIGTALMGRGSATPFLAPSCAMLFAGSYAFLSGMALPAQRALLMLSLLMLPRSLGRNVKATEMLPIAAMALFLLNPVSLLAASFWLTLGAVGLLLWFTSWRGRSSWLRDLWDAQGYMLLAMLPLGLFWFQEAGSIGAVVNLVAVPLTTFLVVPLLLCAVVLAPLWYALADHLLEWAAIVLATLWSALEYWEPMLGPWGVLRVSPGNVQLFLALFGVVILALPRFPGRIFSVGLLLVPLSIPDSRGDDFVELLFFDVGQGTAVLLRQRDKALLYDTGGGPVGGPSVASRTIVPALQSMGIRELDTLIISHDDRDHDAGEGDVARMASPQQLRRAVVSGSTGEACRLGGSQRFSPGVTLRFLSQHLPGDSDNNGSCVILISIHGRKFLLPGDIDSAREREILRYWGQDLTADVLLAGHHGSGSSSSRLWLRSLAPEVLIVTAGHGNRFGHPAQRVLDSAAASDIVLLNTALRGAISFRVFPDGRMKCRTLRHRKAAFWRRGDFQRDCRPP from the coding sequence ATGGTAGCACCCTACCCACTGATGCTCCTATCGCTGGCGGTAGGGTTGGGAGCCCTGCAACTTCCGGTGTTGCCGAGGGTTTTCCAAGTTATCTGCGCTGCGTCGGGTATGGCGCTCATTGTGTTCCTGGCACTCAGGTCAGTGGACAGTCTGAACAGGCCAGCGCCGCCCCACTGGGTTTCCCGCGCTCTCGTGCTTACGGGAGTCATACTGCTGATACTGATCCCGGCACTCATCACTGCTTTTCAGTGGCAGACACGGCAGCTTTCGCCCCTCTGTCAGCGTGAACATGTGACTATCGACGGCCGGATAGATGGTCTGGTGCAACGTCTTCCCGGTCCCCGGAACATTCATCGTCTGCATATTCGCGTTGGGCAGTTGGAACCCCGGCGCTGTGCAGGTCCCCGTCGAATCCGTGTATACCTTGATACCCATCGTTTGGGTCTCAGGGAGGAAGCACAGGCAGACGAGGGGGCAGGGGATGGATCTCCTTTGCCGATCAAGGACCTCAAACCGGGCTCACGTATCCGCTTTGAAGCGGTCCTTCGCCAACCCCGGGGCATGGTCAATCCGGCGGCATTGGACGGCGAGAAGGGCTTTCTGGTGGCCGGCATCCACGCCGTGGGTTCCCTGCGAAGCGTAAGCGCAGTCGACCCCTCCCTGGATGGCATTTTCGCGATCAAAGCACGAATCGACAGGCTCAGAGCCGCTGTGTCCTCATCCCTGCGAAATCGAGTGTCCGGGAGGGTCGGCGCATTACTCGCAGCGCTCGCGGTGGGGGACCGACGATTTATGACCGCTGAAACCTGGTCACGTCTGCGGATGTATGGTCTGACGCATCTTATGGTTGTCTCGGGCCTTCACATCAGCATGATCGCAGTGCCCGGATGGTACTTCGGTGCCGCCCTCGGACGTATCGGCACCGCTCTCATGGGGCGGGGGAGCGCGACGCCATTCCTGGCGCCATCCTGCGCCATGCTTTTCGCGGGCAGCTATGCCTTTCTGTCAGGGATGGCATTGCCAGCGCAGCGGGCCTTGCTGATGCTGAGCCTGCTGATGCTCCCCCGTTCCCTGGGGCGTAACGTCAAAGCCACAGAGATGCTGCCCATTGCGGCGATGGCCCTGTTTCTTCTAAATCCCGTGAGTCTGCTCGCGGCAAGCTTCTGGCTGACCCTGGGCGCGGTGGGTCTGCTGTTATGGTTTACGAGCTGGCGAGGCAGGAGCAGCTGGCTCCGGGATCTCTGGGATGCTCAGGGCTACATGCTTCTGGCGATGCTCCCGCTGGGACTGTTCTGGTTTCAGGAAGCCGGCAGTATCGGCGCCGTAGTGAACCTGGTGGCCGTGCCCCTCACGACCTTTCTGGTGGTGCCGTTACTCCTGTGCGCCGTGGTGCTCGCGCCCCTCTGGTATGCCCTGGCCGACCACCTTCTTGAGTGGGCCGCTATCGTGCTCGCGACACTGTGGTCAGCTCTTGAGTATTGGGAGCCGATGCTCGGTCCGTGGGGTGTCCTGCGTGTCAGTCCGGGGAATGTACAGTTGTTTCTGGCGCTGTTCGGGGTCGTGATACTCGCGCTGCCACGGTTTCCGGGACGCATATTCAGCGTGGGTCTGCTCCTTGTGCCTTTGAGCATTCCGGATTCACGGGGCGATGACTTCGTAGAGCTGCTGTTTTTTGATGTGGGTCAGGGAACGGCCGTATTGCTGCGCCAGCGCGACAAAGCCCTGTTGTACGACACGGGTGGCGGTCCCGTGGGAGGACCCTCCGTCGCGTCAAGGACCATCGTGCCGGCGCTGCAAAGCATGGGTATCCGAGAACTGGATACCCTGATCATCAGTCACGATGACCGCGATCATGATGCCGGTGAAGGGGACGTCGCTCGGATGGCGTCGCCGCAGCAGCTGCGCAGAGCCGTTGTATCGGGGAGCACGGGTGAGGCCTGCCGGCTCGGAGGAAGCCAGCGCTTTTCGCCGGGTGTGACGCTGCGGTTTCTCTCCCAGCATCTCCCCGGTGACAGCGATAACAATGGTTCCTGCGTGATTCTCATCTCGATCCACGGTCGCAAGTTTCTGCTCCCGGGTGATATTGATAGCGCGCGGGAGCGGGAGATTCTTCGCTATTGGGGACAGGATTTGACGGCCGATGTGCTGCTGGCGGGGCATCATGGTTCCGGGAGCTCAAGCAGCCGGCTCTGGCTGCGTTCCCTGGCGCCGGAGGTGCTCATAGTAACCGCCGGTCACGGCAACCGCTTCGGTCATCCCGCACAGCGCGTTCTTGATAGCGCTGCCGCATCAGACATCGTGCTGCTCAATACGGCGCTTCGCGGGGCAATCTCCTTCAGAGTTTTTCCCGACGGACGCATGAAATGCCGTACGCTCAGACATCGAAAGGCGGCTTTTTGGCGTCGCGGCGATTTTCAGCGGGATTGCCGTCCTCCCTGA
- the lpxK gene encoding tetraacyldisaccharide 4'-kinase, with protein MFERFALAVERAWYQAPRLLLLLLPLEWLFAALTALRRTAFRKGWLSSVHPGKPMIVVGNISAGGTGKTPVVIGITQALMEKGLRVGVISRGYGGSGSGVIPVTADADHRIVGDEALLIARSTGASVTVGRDRVAVARHAAGENIDVIISDDGLQHYALQRDVEVVTSDAESGFGNGHLLPVGPLREPRRRLATVDFFLLRGGQDPHSGTAYRPRQFRRLSDGAVRDVQNPGFGPGVHAVAAIARPRRFFESLRSLGLEPREHPFVDHRAFEEKDFAALGDLPVVMTAKDAVKCPDLPNTDAWVLDMEAQFPDGFLDQLMERAGLEVRREEDRGTADDSNQTSAEAFASPTIGVNQ; from the coding sequence GTGTTTGAACGATTTGCCCTCGCCGTGGAGCGCGCCTGGTATCAAGCGCCCCGGCTCCTGCTCCTGCTATTGCCTTTGGAGTGGCTGTTCGCTGCCCTCACAGCCCTTCGCCGCACGGCGTTTCGCAAGGGCTGGCTTTCCAGCGTTCATCCGGGAAAACCGATGATTGTTGTCGGCAACATTTCCGCCGGCGGCACGGGTAAAACCCCCGTGGTCATCGGCATCACCCAGGCACTCATGGAAAAAGGACTTCGCGTCGGCGTTATCAGCCGGGGCTATGGGGGTTCGGGTAGTGGCGTTATCCCCGTTACCGCGGACGCTGACCACCGCATCGTGGGGGATGAGGCACTACTCATTGCCAGGAGTACCGGCGCCTCCGTCACCGTGGGTCGAGACCGCGTTGCCGTTGCCCGGCATGCCGCCGGCGAGAACATCGACGTCATTATTTCCGACGATGGGCTCCAGCATTATGCCTTGCAGCGTGATGTGGAAGTGGTTACCAGTGACGCCGAGAGCGGGTTTGGAAATGGGCATTTGCTACCCGTAGGTCCCCTTCGTGAGCCTCGACGGCGTTTGGCCACGGTGGATTTTTTCCTCCTTCGCGGGGGGCAGGACCCACACTCAGGAACTGCTTACCGTCCGAGACAGTTCCGCCGTTTGTCGGATGGCGCAGTTCGTGATGTCCAAAATCCCGGCTTTGGCCCCGGGGTGCATGCCGTGGCTGCCATCGCCCGGCCGCGGCGTTTTTTTGAAAGCCTCCGGTCTCTGGGACTCGAACCAAGAGAACATCCCTTTGTCGATCATCGCGCTTTTGAAGAAAAAGACTTTGCGGCCCTTGGAGATTTACCCGTCGTAATGACGGCTAAGGACGCCGTCAAATGCCCCGATCTTCCAAATACTGATGCCTGGGTCCTGGACATGGAAGCGCAGTTCCCCGACGGTTTTCTCGACCAACTTATGGAGCGAGCTGGGCTGGAGGTGAGGCGAGAGGAGGACAGGGGAACCGCCGATGATAGTAATCAAACGTCGGCTGAGGCTTTTGCTTCGCCGACAATCGGAGTAAATCAATGA
- the uvrC gene encoding excinuclease ABC subunit UvrC → MNESTPESKSALLPEADKIKDSFDSEAFLKTLTSRCGVYQMYDGAGELLYVGKARNLKNRVSSYFRNSGLNAKTVALVMRIRDIQVTVTSTEADALLLEHNLIKTHKPPYNILLRDDKSYPYIFLSSEDRFPRLAVHRGRKRKKGRYFGPYPSAGAVRQSMHFLQKVFKVRQCEDSYFRNRSRPCLQHQIDRCTAPCVDLVSPEEYGEQVEKTELFLLGKSRELQVRLADDMEQAAAELAYEKAAVLRDQIQHLQQVQNTQGIEGGHGDLDVVAAAMEGGQCCLQVLFVRDARVLGSKSFYPKLRLESAEKEVLEAFLPQFYLNGEQRLPPELIVSHVPDNAATLAEVFTDKAGRKVVLRERVREARARWLQLAAQTAETNLIAHLAGKQTTQERLQVLQEALEMEVHPQRIECFDISHSSGEATVASCVVFDGGGARKSDYRRFNIEGIEGGDDYAAMHQALTRRFRRLRDEGASLPDILLIDGGKGQVTQALTVLKDLQVNGVEVVGVAKGTTRKAGFETLILGDSGRELQLPGDNPALHLIQQIRDEAHRFAITGHRNRRDKQRKQSSLESIAGVGAKRRRELLRHFGSAAGVENASVEELRKISGISANMAQTIYDHLHGVAD, encoded by the coding sequence ATGAATGAGTCGACACCCGAATCCAAATCGGCACTGTTGCCGGAAGCAGATAAGATCAAAGATAGCTTTGATTCCGAAGCCTTCCTCAAGACGCTGACAAGCCGCTGTGGTGTGTATCAGATGTACGACGGAGCAGGGGAGCTCCTTTACGTCGGCAAAGCCCGCAATCTGAAGAATCGTGTCAGCAGTTATTTCAGAAACAGTGGCCTCAATGCCAAAACGGTTGCTCTGGTCATGCGCATCCGTGATATTCAGGTCACGGTAACCTCAACCGAGGCGGATGCACTGCTCCTCGAGCACAACCTGATCAAGACTCACAAACCGCCTTACAACATTCTTTTGCGGGATGACAAATCCTACCCGTATATTTTTCTATCCAGTGAAGACCGCTTCCCCCGACTGGCCGTGCACCGCGGACGGAAACGCAAGAAAGGACGTTACTTCGGTCCTTATCCCAGTGCCGGTGCGGTGCGGCAATCCATGCACTTCCTGCAAAAAGTGTTCAAGGTTCGCCAGTGCGAGGACAGCTATTTCCGCAATCGATCGCGCCCCTGTCTGCAACATCAGATCGACCGCTGCACGGCACCCTGCGTAGATCTTGTGTCCCCGGAAGAGTATGGGGAGCAGGTTGAGAAGACCGAGTTGTTTCTCCTGGGCAAGTCCCGGGAGCTGCAGGTGCGTCTTGCCGATGACATGGAGCAGGCGGCAGCGGAATTGGCCTATGAGAAAGCGGCGGTGCTGCGTGATCAGATACAGCACCTCCAACAGGTACAGAACACCCAGGGTATTGAAGGCGGTCATGGCGATCTCGATGTCGTGGCCGCAGCCATGGAGGGAGGACAGTGCTGTCTCCAGGTGCTGTTTGTTCGCGACGCGCGGGTACTGGGCAGTAAGTCGTTTTATCCAAAGCTACGCCTGGAGAGTGCTGAGAAAGAGGTTCTCGAGGCGTTTTTACCCCAGTTTTATCTTAATGGTGAGCAACGACTGCCCCCGGAATTGATTGTCAGCCATGTTCCCGATAATGCCGCTACCCTGGCAGAGGTTTTTACCGACAAAGCGGGGCGTAAGGTGGTGCTCCGGGAACGCGTGCGGGAGGCGAGGGCACGGTGGCTGCAATTGGCGGCCCAGACCGCAGAAACCAATCTCATTGCCCACCTGGCGGGCAAGCAGACCACCCAGGAACGTCTGCAGGTGCTCCAGGAAGCCCTGGAGATGGAGGTCCACCCCCAGCGCATCGAGTGTTTTGATATCAGTCACAGCAGCGGCGAAGCCACCGTGGCCTCCTGCGTGGTGTTTGACGGCGGCGGTGCCCGCAAGTCTGATTATCGGCGCTTCAACATCGAGGGTATCGAAGGCGGCGATGACTACGCTGCCATGCATCAGGCGCTCACGCGACGCTTTCGCCGCCTGCGAGATGAGGGTGCCAGTCTTCCGGACATTCTGCTGATCGACGGTGGTAAAGGCCAGGTTACCCAGGCGCTGACCGTGCTCAAGGACCTGCAAGTCAACGGCGTAGAGGTTGTGGGCGTTGCCAAAGGCACCACGCGCAAAGCGGGCTTTGAAACCCTCATTTTGGGCGACAGTGGACGGGAATTGCAGTTGCCCGGGGATAACCCCGCGCTCCATCTCATCCAGCAGATACGCGATGAGGCGCATCGCTTCGCGATTACAGGCCACCGCAATCGACGGGACAAGCAGCGGAAACAATCATCGCTGGAGTCTATCGCCGGTGTTGGAGCGAAGCGACGCAGGGAGCTCTTGCGACATTTTGGCAGCGCTGCGGGGGTAGAGAACGCCAGTGTCGAGGAGCTGCGTAAGATCTCAGGCATCAGTGCTAACATGGCGCAGACAATTTATGACCATTTACACGGCGTTGCCGACTGA
- a CDS encoding MotA/TolQ/ExbB proton channel family protein, whose protein sequence is MLELITAGGLLMIIIIACSVVAIAICIERTYVLNRRRIAPPHLLANVWKQLKAGELDAAKLRNLRDSSPLGRILAAGLANAHHGRDVMKESIEEAAGHVVHDLERYLNTLGTIAAIAPLLGLLGTVVGMIRVFAEIMSQGTGNASALAGGISEALITTAAGLCVAIPALVMHRYFSGRIDGIVVELEQQTIKLVDALHAREEGREQA, encoded by the coding sequence GTGCTTGAACTCATAACCGCCGGCGGCCTGCTGATGATTATCATCATCGCCTGCTCGGTCGTCGCTATCGCTATCTGCATTGAAAGAACCTATGTGCTCAACCGCCGCCGTATCGCGCCGCCGCACCTCCTCGCCAATGTGTGGAAGCAGCTCAAAGCCGGCGAGTTAGACGCGGCGAAACTGCGTAATCTCAGGGACTCATCGCCCCTCGGGCGAATTCTCGCGGCGGGGCTGGCCAATGCCCATCACGGGCGTGATGTCATGAAGGAGAGCATTGAGGAGGCTGCGGGGCACGTGGTCCACGATCTCGAGCGGTATCTCAACACCCTGGGAACCATCGCCGCCATCGCTCCATTATTAGGGTTGTTGGGTACCGTGGTAGGGATGATTCGCGTATTCGCTGAAATCATGTCCCAGGGCACGGGCAATGCGAGCGCGCTGGCGGGAGGTATCTCGGAGGCCCTGATTACCACGGCCGCGGGGCTCTGTGTGGCTATTCCGGCGCTGGTCATGCACCGGTATTTCAGTGGCCGAATCGATGGCATCGTAGTGGAGTTGGAGCAGCAGACCATCAAACTTGTTGATGCCCTCCACGCCCGGGAAGAGGGGCGGGAGCAGGCGTGA
- the murB gene encoding UDP-N-acetylmuramate dehydrogenase translates to MSAVQPQNSATSISNSLGLSCAAQRVFRVLTPEDVLTAVAWSRKSGLPLYPLGAGSNVVLPPRLASGVIIAADSSVRILEDGENGVTLRVGAGKGWHELVADTVGEGLYGLENLALIPGLVGAAPVQNIGAYGREVDEFVVAVHGVDLVSGEIGTLLADECGFAYRDSVFKQTLRDRFFIMAVDFRLSRSPGVNVTYPALKTRMADGAMTPESVFAAVVALRRERLPDPGDAPNAGSFFKNPVLSREQLSELQALEPEVPVYPLDDERFKVSAAWLIERGGLRGYRQGPVEISAQHALVLVARGGACQSDVLHLAAHVQEVVKSRFAVQLEPEPRIYE, encoded by the coding sequence GTGAGCGCTGTGCAGCCCCAGAATTCGGCAACAAGCATCTCCAACTCCCTGGGACTTTCCTGTGCCGCTCAGCGCGTTTTTCGGGTATTGACGCCCGAGGATGTTCTCACTGCCGTGGCCTGGTCCAGGAAGTCAGGATTGCCTTTGTATCCCCTGGGTGCGGGTAGCAATGTTGTTCTGCCACCCCGGCTGGCGTCCGGGGTCATCATCGCTGCAGACAGCTCCGTCCGCATCCTGGAGGACGGCGAGAACGGCGTGACTCTCCGGGTTGGCGCCGGCAAAGGCTGGCACGAACTCGTGGCTGATACGGTCGGGGAGGGGCTTTATGGTCTTGAAAATCTCGCTCTGATACCGGGTCTCGTGGGGGCGGCACCGGTACAGAACATTGGTGCCTATGGTCGTGAAGTCGACGAGTTTGTCGTCGCGGTCCATGGCGTAGACCTGGTGAGCGGCGAGATTGGGACCCTCCTTGCCGATGAGTGCGGCTTTGCCTATCGTGACAGTGTGTTTAAACAGACGCTGCGAGACCGGTTTTTTATTATGGCGGTGGATTTTCGGCTCAGCAGGAGCCCGGGGGTGAATGTGACCTACCCGGCGCTGAAAACGCGCATGGCCGATGGAGCGATGACACCGGAGTCCGTGTTTGCCGCGGTCGTTGCTCTGCGGCGAGAACGGCTTCCTGACCCCGGCGATGCGCCCAACGCCGGTAGTTTTTTTAAAAACCCCGTGCTCTCCCGGGAGCAGTTGAGTGAACTGCAGGCTCTGGAGCCGGAGGTGCCCGTTTATCCCCTGGATGATGAGCGTTTTAAGGTGTCTGCCGCCTGGCTCATCGAGCGCGGGGGCCTTCGCGGTTATCGCCAGGGCCCCGTGGAGATCTCTGCGCAGCATGCCCTGGTGTTGGTAGCCCGAGGGGGGGCGTGTCAGTCTGACGTGCTGCATCTGGCCGCCCATGTACAAGAAGTCGTGAAATCCCGTTTTGCTGTCCAGTTGGAGCCTGAGCCTCGGATTTATGAATGA
- the kdsB gene encoding 3-deoxy-manno-octulosonate cytidylyltransferase, with translation MSFIVVIPARYASTRLPGKPLSDIAGKSMLQHVWERAGTSAASEVVIATDDERIEAACADFGARCLMTRADHASGTDRLAEVVEQLGLTEKHIVVNVQGDEPLIPSAVIDQVAGNLQRNPSASMATLCEVITDATVLRDTNAVKVVFDENGRALYFSRATIPWPRDHEGSDGEMPEGQWHRHIGIYAYRAGFLKRYSQWQPAPLELTESLEQLRALYKGESIHVEPACAAVPGGIDTPADLDRVRGLFAQPRKPGSPD, from the coding sequence ATGAGTTTTATTGTGGTCATCCCCGCCCGCTATGCGTCTACGCGATTGCCGGGAAAACCCCTATCGGATATCGCCGGTAAAAGCATGCTCCAGCATGTTTGGGAGCGTGCCGGTACTTCGGCGGCCAGCGAGGTCGTGATCGCGACGGACGACGAGCGTATTGAAGCGGCCTGCGCTGATTTTGGAGCCCGCTGTCTTATGACCCGCGCCGATCACGCCAGTGGCACGGATCGCCTCGCTGAGGTGGTGGAGCAGTTGGGCCTCACGGAAAAGCATATTGTGGTCAATGTGCAGGGTGATGAACCGCTTATTCCCTCGGCAGTCATAGACCAGGTTGCGGGGAATCTCCAGAGAAATCCCTCCGCCAGTATGGCAACGCTCTGCGAGGTCATTACGGACGCCACGGTGCTTCGAGATACCAATGCCGTGAAGGTCGTGTTCGACGAGAATGGACGTGCCTTGTATTTCAGCCGCGCCACGATCCCCTGGCCACGGGATCACGAGGGGTCTGACGGAGAAATGCCCGAAGGACAGTGGCACCGCCACATCGGTATCTATGCGTACCGGGCAGGATTTCTGAAGCGCTACAGTCAATGGCAGCCTGCACCCTTGGAGCTGACGGAGTCCCTGGAACAGTTGCGTGCTCTCTACAAAGGTGAATCCATCCACGTAGAGCCTGCCTGTGCAGCGGTACCCGGGGGTATCGATACGCCAGCAGACCTGGATAGAGTTCGAGGGCTCTTCGCTCAGCCCCGGAAGCCCGGAAGCCCGGATTAG
- a CDS encoding DUF2062 domain-containing protein, with amino-acid sequence MPRKTLKSLMPSPARLRENGTLDILGEWVYASNLWHLNRYSASMAFFVGLFLAFIPIPGQMLLAALGAVLLRCNLPISVGLVWITNPLTVPAIFYLAYQVGALIIDVPIKEVEFVLSFQWINEELRRVWRPLVVGCLLCGLFFGSLGYFIVNVLWRLRVARQWKKRKKRRAQRS; translated from the coding sequence GTGCCACGGAAAACTCTCAAATCCCTGATGCCCTCGCCTGCGAGGCTGAGGGAAAACGGCACTCTGGATATTCTTGGCGAGTGGGTTTACGCCAGCAACCTGTGGCACCTCAACCGCTATTCGGCGTCCATGGCATTTTTCGTGGGCCTTTTCCTGGCCTTCATCCCCATCCCCGGACAGATGCTGTTAGCAGCCCTGGGCGCCGTTCTCCTGCGCTGCAACCTGCCTATCTCCGTGGGGCTCGTCTGGATTACCAACCCCCTCACCGTACCCGCTATTTTTTATCTGGCCTATCAGGTAGGCGCCCTGATTATTGACGTTCCCATTAAGGAAGTGGAGTTTGTCCTGAGTTTTCAGTGGATCAATGAAGAACTGCGGCGCGTCTGGCGACCCCTCGTGGTCGGCTGTCTTCTCTGCGGGCTGTTTTTTGGCAGTCTCGGCTACTTTATTGTGAACGTGCTGTGGCGCTTACGCGTTGCCCGGCAGTGGAAGAAACGGAAAAAACGTCGCGCTCAAAGATCCTGA